One part of the Sciurus carolinensis chromosome 4, mSciCar1.2, whole genome shotgun sequence genome encodes these proteins:
- the Tas2r42 gene encoding taste receptor type 2 member 42, translating to MFTELGSMYLVLSVVELVVGMLGNVFIGVVNCLEWVKDRKVSLADSILTCLAVSRISYLLVVLFDSFITILSPHFGFYTAASSIAKLWNVTNHFTTWFATSLSILYFLKIAHFSHPLFLWLKWRMNRVVFGLLVFSLFLLTSDVLLLDRITDSIVFMYATGKSNLTLYLDESKILDVKSLIFHCLVSLIPFVLSLASLFLLFLSLVRHTRNLELGSVGSGDASTKAHKKAMKMVLSFLFLFIIHFSFTQVAPWLFLLFHKSKLIIFFMLALNIFPSGHPFILILGNGKLRQTALRVLWYLKCHLKRANPLAFYIGFPESFMRK from the coding sequence ATGTTCACGGAATTGGGTTCAATGTACCTGGTGTTGTCAGTAGTAGAACTGGTCGTTGGAATGCTGGGGAACGTGTTCATTGGAGTGGTAAATTGTTTGGAGTGGGTCAAGGATCGAAAGGTCTCCTTAGCTGACAGCATCCTCACCTGTTTGGCTGTCTCCAGAATTAGTTATCTGTTGGTggtgttgtttgattcatttataaCAATACTATCTCCACATTTTGGCTTTTATACAGCAGCAAGCTCCATTGCTAAACTTTGGAATGTGACCAATCACTTTACCACCTGGTTTGCCACCAGCCTAAGCATTTTGTACTTCCTCAAGATAGCCCACTTCTCCCACCCGCTTTTCCTTTGGCTGAAGTGGAGGATGAACAGAGTGGTTTTTGGActccttgtattttctttgttcctcCTGACTTCTGATGTGCTATTGCTAGATAGAATTACTGATAGCATAGTGTTTATGTATGCAACAGGTAAAAGTAATCTAACTTTATATTTAGATGAAAGTAAAATTCTTGATGTTAAATCCCTGATTTTTCATTGCTTGGTTTCTCTGATCCCCTTTGTTCTGTCTCTAGCCTCATTGTTCCTATTATTTCTGTCCTTGGTGAGACACACCAGAAATCTGGAACTCGGCTCTGTGGGCTCTGGAGATGCCAGCACCAAGGCCCACAAGAAGGCCATGAAAATGGTcttgtctttcctcttcctcttcataaTTCACTTTTCATTCACACAAGTGGCACCTTggctgtttcttttatttcataaaagcaagttaattattttttttatgttagcATTAAATATCTTTCCTTCAGGCCACCCATTTATTCTGATTCTGGGAAATGGCAAACTGCGACAGACAGCCTTGCGGGTTCTGTGGTATCTTAAATGCCACCTGAAAAGAGCAAATCCCTTAGCTTTCTACATAGGTTTTCCAGAGTCCTTTATGAGAAAGTAA